GCCTAATGTGTTAACCTAggacttaatttaatttcttaattagAAAAATGAATTCACTCACCCAGTATAATAACGAATTCGTGGTTCAATATAAAGGCACGTGTCTATTAttcgataaaataatttaatgtgtgATGGAATAAACGCCGTTACGCGTCTATCAAAATCGGCTCGAGCGTCGACAACACTACACACAGCGATCCTAGCTTCGGTTTGATTGATAAACAAACGAAGCAGCGCGCGCATTTTTCAACTAAATATCGCCAGCTCTAAAATGTGGtaccaaaataataatattatttatccaaatatgtttgtaatataaataacattttttatagagaaaTATGCATTAcatacttaaaatttttaaatagattaaataatgattttgccttttaattcatttatgacatttatgttttataccTGTGTTTTAGCAGACGGTTAATTTAGTCTGTACCCTTTGTAATATGTCATTTTACTAAACGTCACTTCTACGAAATTTATGTGACagtgatttataaaaatcgcCAGGGTGCcgaattttctattaaaattttaatcaatagcattaattaacaaaatataataaggagaaaaaaataagtatggGTTACAAAATTCTAAAATTGGCTTCCTCTCCTTTTCGGGTAAGAAATCAACATTAATCTGATATCATATTATAATGTGTCATACAAATCTTATATTATGCAACCTATGatacaatcataataaaattacattaaatatatttcgttAAATGGATTGGAAATACTTTTTGAAACATGTTTtatcaacatgtataaaataacctGTATCCCTAACTAGACGTCTGTATCAGGCTATTGCTGCAGTATTGACCTTCAAACATGTGACCGACTGTGAGATTACTTCTCGTCTATTAtcaattatgaataaaatgaaagttatttttatttcgctAACTGTATCTTATATTGTGTGAATTTCCTCATTAAATTTTAGGCCACTAGTTATAGAAATGTAATGTTTGatcaatatgaaaataaaattaaacgatGTTGTAAAGAATGAaactatagatttttttaaagtcagtATGAATATTAGAAAAGATATTTGTGTGTTATAGGTTACCATTTAAGTCTTAAGTTAAAAAACTTATGGATCAGCTTGTATCTGTGCACatgttaaagtatttttttttacagaatgGAAGCCTCAGGATTGCAGTTAGGCAATATGCCACCACACATGAAGCAGATGTTGTTGTAATTGGTTCGGGCCCTGGCGGTTATGTCGCTGCCATCAAAGCTGCACAGTTAGGATTCAAGgtttaaatcaattaatgttataatgtACTTATTAGTGAAAAAATTTAGAAGTAAAAAAGGATGgagtatttaataaagttaatttttaattaacaaatattaactttactacaagtaataataaatatttttctaactgtacctttttattttagaccATCTCAGTTGAAAAGGATCCTACACTAGGTGGAACATGTTTAAATGTGGGTTGTATTCCATCAAAGGCATTGCTCCACAATTCTCACTTATACCATATGGCAAAGCACGACTTTAAGCAAAGAGGTATTGAAGTTGGTCAATTATCCTTTAACTTTGACACTATGATGACTTACAAAACAAATGCAGTAAAGGCTCTGACTGGGGGAATCGCTATGCTTTTTAATAAGAACAAGGTAAGCGGTGAtcgatttaataaattgttatgaGTTGATATTATGTTGTTACGAGCTAGGAGATCGTaacaatattaacataaatattttaatattagtgcTTATGAGCCACATAGATGGTAAAATAAGATGTAGTTGTCTGTTCACATTCAAACTCACATAAAgagatattttagtaaaatctgcgaatatatagatagaagaaaaaaataaaatgtaataaaactattttgttaattttgtaaaGTTGTTTAATTATGTGTTTACTTGTTTATCAATTAGGTAAAATTAGTCAGAGGCGTAGGATCAATAGTCGCACCAAACAAAGTCGAAGTAAAAGGAGAGAAGGGAGTCGAaacaataaacacaaaaaacattattattgcaACTGGATCAGAAGTTACGCCCTTCCCGGGTGTTACGGTCAGTAGTTTCCATTTTACTGTAATTCATTAAAGCACATTGCTTTAGAtgtgaaaaacatttttgactAAATTTCATGGgaataattaacttaattactCATTAacttatttagaatattaataGAGCATTAACAGATTACAAACTTtctaaaaaagtataatttattttgcatgTTTATCAATGTATGTTATTCCTATTGCCTCACGATTAggtaaatttgattttgttccatATGATTTTTACTTCCATTATTTCCTGTAAAATAGACTcttttacttaatataacattatataaatatatattaatggtttttttttagtttgacGAACAGCAAATCATTACATCCACCGGCGCCCTCGCGCTAAAAAAAGTTCCCAAGAAGATGTTGGTCATCGGGGCCGGCGTGATCGGTCTCGAGCTGGGCTCGGTGTACCAGAGGCTGGGCGCCGACGTCACCGCCATCGAATTCTTAGATACTATTGGAGGTAAAATGTTTCTATTTAACGGCGAAAGGAAAGTTTTATACGTAGATAAGTACGGAAGTAATAGAAATAAcagttttagatttaaaattatggcatattattgaataaatattttgttttgaataacCCAATTTCCAGGCGTCGGCATCGACGGTGAGGTGTCGAAGACGCTCGAGAAGCTGTTGACGAAGCAAGGAATGAAGTTCAAGCTCGGCACCAAAGTCACCTCCGTCAAGAAAGAGGGCGGAGCGGTGAAGGTCGGCGTCGAGGGTTCCAAGGGAGGGAACAAAGAGACGGTACTCTCGTTTGAACGTTCGGAGTGAAGGTATCTCTTAAACGGAACGATCTAGCGACCATTCGACAAAACTTACAGCTGGACTGCGACGTGGTGCTGATCTCCATCGGCCGCCGACCCTACACCCGGGACCTGGGGCTGGACAAGGCGGGCATCGCCCTGGACGACCGAGGCAGAGTGCCCGTCAACAACAAGTTCCAGACCACCGTCCCCGGGTAACCCTCGTCCGGCGGAGGACCGTCGATTCGACGATCTCCTCCGACAGAGTACACGAGCCTCCGTCTTTTCAGGATCTACGCGATCGGAGACTGCATCCACGGACCCATGCTGGCGCACAAGGCGGAGGACGAGGGGATCGTCTGCGTCGAGGGCATCAAGGTATCGCTCGGCCGATCTGGTTTGGATGTAAcgtttactgccagttctctaATCGAGGTCGGACACGTTTGCGAGAAACCGCAGCCCTCGCGTCTCGCTTTAAGATCGGTAATCgtaatataattgatgaatGAGACCTTTCCAGGGTATGCCCGTGCACTTCAACTACGACGCGATCCCTTCGGTCATCTACACTTCGCCCGAGGTGGGCTGGGTCGGCAAGTCGGAGGAGGATCTCAAGAAAGAGGTATGTCCGGTCGAGTCCGCCCGCGACCGAGCCTCGTCGACGAACGTCCGGGCTGATCGACTAATATTTCGCAGGGCAAGGCGTACAAGGTGGGCAAGTTCCCGTTTCTGGCCAACTCCCGAGCCAAGACCAACGGAGAGGCCGAGGGCTTCGTCAAGGTGTTGGCCGACAAGGCCACCGACGTCATCCTCGGCACGCACATCATCGGGCCGGTGAGTCGCTTCGCCGACTCTCGTTTATCTATCTTTGAAACGAACGCCCTGACCGATTCTCCTTCCTCAGGGCGGCGGCGAGCTCATCAACGAGGCCGTGCTGGCTCAAGAGTACGGCGCGGCGGCCGAAGACGTCGCTCGGGTCTGCCACGCCCATCCCGTGAGTGTCTCGGTCTTCACCGTGGTCTCTGTATAAAAGTCGACGACTAATATCCGTTTCAATCTCTTTCCAGACGTGCGCTGAAGCTCTGCGGGAGGCGAATCTGGCCGCGTACTCCGGGAAACCGATCAACTTCTAGTTACTTTAGCGTGTGCGAATTCGTTTCCCGTCTCTCGAGAGGATCCGGCGGAAGGCCGCCCGTCGACGATCTCGTGTCGTCCCgtgtactttatttattatgaaaatagtGAAACTGCCGTTTATGTCGACAGACGCGTTCATTCCGTTACCGAAAATGTAAATGTTCGTAATTGatgtacttttaatttttgtaaatagttCTATGGACCcttgtttttattcaaatattaattaaaataatttatatcgaACTCGTAGTTTTGAGCGCCCTCGACCCTCGAGCGGATCGGGCTAGAGTTTTACGACGTCGAATGAAATGAAATTCTCGATTCCGCGAGATGTCGAGATCTCGCGAGATCTCGAATAGTTTCGAAAACCCGATTGTTTAAGTCGAAAGACTAAAACGcgataaaaactgttttatcaGTTTTCATCGCTGATCctgtttttaaagttaatttaaatacacattattttataagaaaacattTATGATAACTGTTcctattatttgaaataaatcacGAAACTAATAcattagtaatttttaaaacgacCTTCGCAGAATTCACCggaataaaaagttatttccAGAAATACATCTATCTACCTATCCTAGATGTTTAGCAGTAATTTTGGGAATAGCTTAAGCAAAGAGTGTGGAGAGTGCTGTCCGATAGGTGGCATCTCATGTCGGTCCCTTGCTCCCCGTCACTCACATAGATTCATCTCTTTTTGTATGATTGACTCTTATCTCTCTAATCTCCCAGAAACACGTGAAGGACTCGGCCGCTCGCTCTCTCTTAGAGTACCTTTTCGATATTGAAGAGCCGTGTTGGTTTTTATAGCGGCAACACGTAAATTCAAATCCTCTGCAATCATCGAAAGAGGCGACTCGTCTCAGTTTACTGTTGCTGTAAAAGTGAGGATATCtggaaaattgaaaattttgccGCAACCGTTCCACGTCATCTTTAACATTAAAGGGATGTTCAAATACACGACGTTGCCGTTGCATTATTCGACGAAGAGTTTTGATCCTGCTGCCACTTAACCTCGTGAATTCTCCGAGATCGGGATTGCATTCTTTTATTACACCTGACGAGTTAGAAATGAAAGACGTTTCGTTGTCTATCTTATATTACTTTTCACAATTATGTGACGTCACGGATCAAACGCAATTCAGCTAAACTATGACAAAATAATAGGTCGATTTAACATCGTGAGAATTCAGTTACAAAGTAAACTATAACAAACAAAACGGGTTTCGTTGACTAGATCGATTCTCAATGACAGATATAAAGATGAAGTTTTCCATCGATTTAAGAACGGGTATTAGATATGGAGGCtaacgatttaaataaaaacacggGATTCCAAATAAGTCAAACGTCTAGTCGGGAGATGAAgagaagaattttatattaatcggTTCTTCATCCCCAGGCGTCTAACACTTCGCTGCACACGGTCAGGTAGAACTTCGGCGTCAGAATGTCGTCGTACTTCGCGCAGTCGTCGGAGAACAAAACGGCGGAAGCCAAAGTCGTGGCGTTCCTCTCCGTCGACTTCCGCAAAACCTCTTCCAAGCGTTCGATCGACAGATCGTTCTCCAGGAAGAAGTCCCTCGAGAGCCCGAAACACGTCTCCCAGAGCTCGGCGTCGACGGGGAACGACGTCATGCACTCGTCGACGATCCGCGCGGCTCGGACCGACGCGTCGACGGCCTCCGCGTCGACGTCGACGGCGGGCGTCGGCCTCGCCTCTCCCCGCAGATATTTCCGCTCGTCGCAGCGGCAGGGCAGGCTCCGATACGCGCCGGCGTCGACCGCCGGGGGCGGGCGCTCGTTCAAGATCGCCGTCGATATGTCCTTGATCCGTTTCGTGACGGCGCTCGATATGAGGATCTGCAGCTCGTCCCGCTTCCTCGAGGACTCGGCGTCGTCGAGGGGTTCGCGGTGCGCCAGAAACGGCCGGTCTTCCGCTCCCGCGGAGGGGCGGTCGCGGTCGGCCAGCAGGTGTCGGAGCGCGGCCGCGTGGTCGCCCGTGTGGAGGGCCAGCTTGGCCGCCACGTTCGGGTTCGACGCGACGGCGCTCCCGTCGATCCAGGGCTCGAGGGCGACGACGAGGTCTTCCGCCCAGAACTCGTCGCGGAAGCGCGCCGCGGAGGCGAGCGGGTCGGGCGAGGACCGGACCGGCCCGCGCCGGACTCGCTCGAGGTCGAAGGCGAGGAGCGACTCGATCCGGTCGAGGTGGTGGAAGAGGAAGCGGTCGGCGTTCCTGGAGGCGGGGATCTTGATGACCCGCCTCGTCGTCTTCATCACGACGACGCGGCCGCCGAAGCTCTCTCTCTCGTCGTTTCCCTGGCGAACGAGAAAAAGGCTAGCGGGCGATTCCGTCGTCGAGATGACGTGGAATCGTCGGACGGGAGACGCACCTGCGAATGCATGTTGCCCGTGGCGTAGATCCGTCCGTCGCGGTCGACGTAGACCGTGAAGTCTCCTCCGCAGGCCACCGTGTCCCCGCTCCGACCCTCCGTCTCCTCTTCCGCGTCGCGGCTCTCGGCCCTCGGCTCCGCTCGGCGCTCGGGGCGGATCGCCACCTCCGTGGGGACGTGGACTTGCTTCCGGTCGCCGCTGCCTGAAAAGGAAGACGGACGTCTCTCGTTGAACGTGGATTCGTTTCGCATTCCCCTCGATCTCACCGAACGATTCGAACGCTTACCGAGTTGTCCGTCGAAGTTCAGCCCCCAAGTGTAGAGGGCGCCGGCGTGGTTCATGATGCAGGAGTGGTGCCACCCGGCGGATATCTGGAACGTCATTCGTTAGGGGAACTTATTCGAGGTTTACCTCGTAGTCCGCTAAGAGTGGCGGTTGAAGGTTCCGAGTTCGAGTCGGCGGAATTGAGATATGGGAACACACACcacactaacgaaacacatacagaCACTTACAATAACACACACAATAATGTGCCTGAATCACAAGTGTGCAGAACATTCAAAGGGAGACGTTAGAGTTTAGTTTAGAACTGACGTTGGTCTTGACTTGATTCTATTTAAGGCTCTATCctagcacgaattgctgtatCAGTGTCTCGAGGTGGATTGCGGGGCGCCGGcacgtaataacaattagtaatgtaaaacattaaattaatgtatttttttttctgaattacttggcttgcgatgAGATATATcgtttaaatttcaaaatcatgttctatgtacattttcgtcataaaatgaattcaaagtgtcaaaaattggctatgtttggattttttttttctatcgagcgaaattatttgaatcgtgtatcgatctttcaaaatggaaaCATACACTCCTCAACTCcatcatatattattttctattcgcCCTACTTTaagaacagccctgcgattctgtaactcacttttcgaactcacacagcggtttttgtaGCGGCGATAAGAATAAACTACAAGAtaaggagcttgtagtttattgtttatcagaatgccaaatcataaaatgactgcttcacgactgatttgagcgcgaccgccgctacaaaaaccgctgtgtgagttcgaaaaatgagttacagaatcgcagggctgaacaCGACAAgcggaaagaaacaatgtacttttttggagtttggcggTCCTTGAGAAAATTCACTTGACTTCAAACATTTGATAAATCTAgcaagttatttaaattttgttaacaaAGATAACGTCAATCAGGCGACGTCTATCGCGTCGCGATTGCAAATAAACGAAAGCCAGTGTTATTACTTGAACGACAGATGTTTGAAGAAATGGCGGTAAATTCGTTCGAGTCTGTCAACATGGACAGAATACTGAGGGTTCCAGACAACTCTACCATATTCCAAAATGCTACGGACCAGAGAATTGAATAATGAATATGGCTTTacgttttttaaacatttagtcGATCGTCTTATGAAACCTAGCAATTTAGAAGCTTTATTGACTATGGCGTTATATCTAATGCAGTATGAAAGATAAATTTCTATCGAGTATTACTCCCAAATCCCTTATCACATCGATCACATCTGAGTACTACTACTCAGATTATAGTATATTTAGAGGGGACTGGTAGTTTCTTTTTAGCAAAAGTAGTTTGCGTACAttttttggaattataatcattttgttatttatgatCGCCCCACCTCTGTAATACCACGACATCACTCTACAATAACTCCACGTCTCGAGcgctattaattaattactttaaaaatgttcatATCGTCCgcatacaaacaaaaattacaaaaagagTAAATAGGACCAAGAAGAGAACCTTGTGAAACACCTGAGGTGTAAGTGTATGATTGCGATTCTATACCACCAACTGAGTTCTATTCGCAACAACGGtcgtaaatacaaaataaccaCGTAAGTATTAAACTGTAAAAATGCCAATAGAGTGTAGAGAGATAGATAATCCACTGATATTgcctaattattaatttttattgtatattcttACCATTcactatatttaaatgattatttatgaTTGCGATTCTATACCACCAACTGAGTTCTATTCGCAACAACGGtcgtaaatacaaaataaccaCGTAAGTATTAAACTGTAAAAATGCCAATAGAGTGTAGAGAGATAGATAATCCACTGATATTgcctaattattaatttttattgtatattcttACCATTcactatatttaaatgattatttatga
Above is a genomic segment from Pieris napi chromosome 7, ilPieNapi1.2, whole genome shotgun sequence containing:
- the LOC125051057 gene encoding dihydrolipoyl dehydrogenase, which codes for MGYKILKLASSPFRNGSLRIAVRQYATTHEADVVVIGSGPGGYVAAIKAAQLGFKTISVEKDPTLGGTCLNVGCIPSKALLHNSHLYHMAKHDFKQRGIEVGQLSFNFDTMMTYKTNAVKALTGGIAMLFNKNKVKLVRGVGSIVAPNKVEVKGEKGVETINTKNIIIATGSEVTPFPGVTFDEQQIITSTGALALKKVPKKMLVIGAGVIGLELGSVYQRLGADVTAIEFLDTIGGVGIDGEVSKTLEKLLTKQGMKFKLGTKVTSVKKEGGAVKVGVEGSKGGNKETLDCDVVLISIGRRPYTRDLGLDKAGIALDDRGRVPVNNKFQTTVPGIYAIGDCIHGPMLAHKAEDEGIVCVEGIKGMPVHFNYDAIPSVIYTSPEVGWVGKSEEDLKKEGKAYKVGKFPFLANSRAKTNGEAEGFVKVLADKATDVILGTHIIGPGGGELINEAVLAQEYGAAAEDVARVCHAHPTCAEALREANLAAYSGKPINF